In Haliscomenobacter hydrossis DSM 1100, the DNA window CTTTTTAGCCCATGGCAACCAGGATCCACAGGTGCCCATCAACCAAAGCATCGAATTGCACCTGAAACTAAAGGCTTTGCAGGTAAAAAGTGAGCTACATTTCCTGAATGATATGGGACATGGGGGCAAAGATTTTTCTGCTCCGGATTTTGTGAGTCTGATGGATCAGTTTATTAAGGAGAATTTGTAAAAGTTTAGCACCCCGACTCCGTCGGGACTATATTTTTTATTTTTCGCCCGCAGATCACGCAGATTTGCGCAGATTTTTTTCAAAAACGGACATCATCTGCGCAAATCTGCGTGATCTGCGGGCTACTTTATCTTATTCAACTCCGCCGTAGGCGGGGTGCTAAACTTTTACAAAATCCTTAAGTCAACGATATTGGGCTAAAGCCCGATGTCATTGACTTAAGGAAAAAAGTGCATTCAGCGCAGGATTGTGCTGAGGTCTACCAACCCCCGACCCCTAAAGGGTAGTACATTTTACGTATGTTTAAAATTCTGACCTTCAGTTTAAAAGGAATAAATTTCAAACATACGTAGGCTGGGCTCCCCTTTAGGGGCTGGGGGTTTGGAGACAAATGCACGCTACCAAATTCAATGCAAAAATCCTTAAGTCAACGACGGGGCTGTATCATAAGGTCGAAAAATGATAAAATTTAAAAATTCAGTCATTTTTTAGAATCTAAAAACAAGCTGAGTAAATAATTGAATAAATCAGCATGTTTTAAAATTGCCTACTTATGATACAGCCCCCAAGAAAGCATCTCCCTAACCCCAGGCTGAAACCAGTGGCTATTCATCACCTCCGAGCAAAATGTCCAATAGTATGTTGTCAACGATAAAATTCGATCACATGAAACACCTGCTATCCGTATTCCTGCTATGCCTATCCGTTTCCAGCAGCCATGCGCAGTCTTCCCTGGCTGCGCCCATCTTGCTGTGGCCACAGGGCGCTCCCGGAGCTACCGGCACTTCCGACGAGGATAAGCCGGCAATTATCCCTTTTGTTCCGGAAAAAAATAAACAAAACGGCACCGCTGTTTTGGTTATTCCCGGCGGTGGATTTACCATCAGGGCTGTCGATCATGAAGGCGTGCTGGTGGCACAGTGGTTAAAAGAGCGGGGGATTACGGCCTTTTTGTTGCGGTATCGGCTGAGACCACTTTATGATCGGAAAGATTGGCTGGCCGATGGCCAAAGAGCCATGCAATACATCCGAGCCAATGCCGCCCAATATCAGATCGACCCTGATCGGGTGGGCGCGGTAGGGTTCTCTGCCGGAGCTATGCTGGTAGCAGACCTGGGTTTCAATGCAAGCCTGGGCGATGCCAATGCCACCGATCCGCTAGAAAAGCAATCTGCATTGCCGGATTTTGACATCCTGGCCTACGGCGCCATGGCTTTCCCTGCAGCCATTTCCCCAGCAAGGCTACAACAAGTGCCGCCCACTTTTATGTTTGGTACGGTAGAAGATGCCGGAAGTGTGCATGGACTTAGTACGCTCTTTG includes these proteins:
- a CDS encoding alpha/beta hydrolase, producing the protein MKHLLSVFLLCLSVSSSHAQSSLAAPILLWPQGAPGATGTSDEDKPAIIPFVPEKNKQNGTAVLVIPGGGFTIRAVDHEGVLVAQWLKERGITAFLLRYRLRPLYDRKDWLADGQRAMQYIRANAAQYQIDPDRVGAVGFSAGAMLVADLGFNASLGDANATDPLEKQSALPDFDILAYGAMAFPAAISPARLQQVPPTFMFGTVEDAGSVHGLSTLFVDMVKHKVPVEAHFFQNGVHGSGFAIGDPILGEWPNLLWNWMHTNGFLSPKKRLALNGLVKLDGSPLLRGIIVLTPLDNPHDPPVIVYMTNTGTGELGRFSMPAGQGPVKGKYKVEVRQEATRWTSNSRDPFMINMMAKQRDNSLTEADLKEWGEFLRKRNLNPSIDNQRVFRKQRPGDVKDYVVEIVEGKEVVIEVFGK